A region from the Dehalococcoidia bacterium genome encodes:
- the sfsA gene encoding DNA/RNA nuclease SfsA, producing the protein MRLPSALVSAVLVRRLNRFAVEVELAEGRCQAHLANSGRLQELMVPGAPVLLVPRDGPGRKTAYDLALVCIDGVWVSADARLPNALLREALAQGRLVAFAGCRVARSEVLYRGVRIDLLLECPSGPVLVEAKSVTLVEDGVGLFPDAPTERGRRHVEALAQAVAEGLGAAVVFVVQRQDACAFAPHRQADPRFASALTAAAQAGVRVLAYRCRVDPSQVSIDSPIVVRL; encoded by the coding sequence ATGCGTCTGCCCTCGGCTCTAGTATCCGCCGTCCTGGTGCGCCGCCTCAACCGCTTCGCCGTGGAGGTGGAGCTGGCCGAGGGGAGGTGCCAGGCCCACCTGGCCAACTCGGGCCGCCTGCAGGAGCTGATGGTGCCCGGGGCGCCAGTGCTGCTGGTGCCCAGGGACGGCCCGGGCCGCAAGACAGCCTACGACCTGGCCCTGGTCTGCATCGATGGTGTGTGGGTCTCGGCCGATGCCCGCCTGCCCAATGCCCTGCTGCGCGAGGCCCTGGCCCAGGGCAGGCTGGTGGCCTTCGCCGGCTGTCGCGTGGCCCGCAGCGAGGTCCTGTACCGGGGCGTCCGCATCGACCTGTTGCTGGAGTGCCCCTCCGGCCCTGTGCTGGTGGAGGCCAAGTCGGTGACCCTGGTGGAGGATGGAGTGGGCCTCTTCCCGGACGCCCCCACCGAGCGGGGGAGGCGGCACGTGGAGGCCCTGGCCCAGGCGGTGGCCGAGGGGCTGGGGGCAGCGGTGGTCTTCGTCGTCCAGAGGCAGGACGCCTGCGCCTTCGCCCCTCATCGCCAGGCGGACCCTCGCTTCGCCAGTGCGCTGACGGCCGCGGCCCAGGCCGGCGTGCGGGTGCTGGCCTACCGCTGTCGGGTGGACCCCAGCCAGGTGAGCATCGACTCCCCCATCGTCGTCCGACTGTGA